The genome window AGTAAAGCCTTTTTCTTTTGCTCGTTCTTTCATAGCCTTAAAACTGTCGGCAGGGTATTCTTTTGGATTATTAGGATTGATGGCTATAACAGGGTATCCTACATTTTTATATTTCTGGTCTAAGGCTATAATTCGGTCTTCATACGCCACACTATAAGGGCAATGATTGCAAGTAAATATAATTATAAACCCTTTTGCATCTTCAAAGTCTTTAAGAGATGTAGTACTGCCATCTGTGTTTTTTAAAGAAAAATCTGTTGCTGCATCACCTATATCGTAGCCTTTTGTAGTGCTAATTTCTCGCTCTATTTTTTTATTAATTTTCTCTTTATTAGGCACTGGCCTTTCTGCAAATAGCTTTTTATGCTCTCTATGATCTAGCATTCCAAGAAAAAATGAAATTGCAAGTCCGCCGATTAAAAGGATCACTAATATTTTCAAGGTTTTCATAGAAATTTATTTATGGCATCTTCCAATTCATCATAGGTCAATGCTTTGTTGTAAAATT of Nonlabens sp. Ci31 contains these proteins:
- a CDS encoding thioredoxin family protein, translated to MKTLKILVILLIGGLAISFFLGMLDHREHKKLFAERPVPNKEKINKKIEREISTTKGYDIGDAATDFSLKNTDGSTTSLKDFEDAKGFIIIFTCNHCPYSVAYEDRIIALDQKYKNVGYPVIAINPNNPKEYPADSFKAMKERAKEKGFTFPYLFDAGQQIYPQYGATKTPHVFLLQKEGKDPIVKYIGAIDDNYQDANAVKNAYLENALQALLSGERIKVTTSTAIGCRIK